The genomic window GCGAGCGGTACTCCTTCGCGCGCGTCTCGCACACCCTGGGCGAACTGTACCGCCGCGCGGCGGACCGCCCCCGGCCCTCATCCCCGGAAAGACCGACATGACCTACCGCATCGCCGCCGTCTCCTTCCTGAACACCTGGCCCCTGATCGACGCGCTCGAGGAGCTGGCCCCGGAGCAGGTCCGCCTGACCAGCGCCGTCCCCAGCGCCCTGGCCGAGCTGCTGCACGCCGACGAGGCCGACGCGGCCCTGGTCCCGGTGGTCGAGTGGTTCCGCGGGGCGGGCGCCGAGATCGTGCCGGGCGTGGCCCTGGCCACCCACGGCCCCGTCGACAGCGTGAAGCTGTTCTCGAGGGTGCCGCCGACGGAGATCGCCGACGTGGTCGTGGACCGCGGCTCGCGCACCTCGGTGGCCCTGCTGCGCATCCTGTTCGCCGACCTCTACGGCGTGCAGCCGGACTTCAAGGTCGACGTGCCGCAGGTCGAGACCCTGCTGGACGAGCACGAGGCCGCCCTGGTCATCGGCGACCGCTGCTTCGCCGCCGAGAAGCGCTTCCGCGAGCAGGGCCGCGACGACGTCCACATCGTGGACCTGGGCGAGACCTGGCGCCAGATGACCGGCCTGCCCTTCGTCTTCGCCGTCTGGGTCCTGGGCCGCGGCTTCGCGGCGCGGGCGACGGCGGCCGAGCGCGACGGGCTCGTCGCCCTGCTGCGCGAGGCCCGCGACGTCGGCCTGACGCGGCTGGACCGCCTAGCCGCCCGCGCGGCCGCCGAGGGGCGCCTGGGGCCGGGCGGGGAGTGCTCCGCGGCCGCGCTCGCGGCCTATTTCGGCCGTTCGATGTGCTACCGGCTGGGCGAGGCGGAGCTGGCGGGCCTGCACCGTTTTCATACCCTGTGCGTCCGCCACCAGATCGTGCCCGCGGGGCGCGGGGCGGATCCGGCGTCCGCGGAGTGAGGGAGACCCCGATGTCCAGCCGACCGGCCCCGGTCGAGACCTACACGCTGCCGCGGCGCTCGTCGCCCGTGGCCCTGGAGCTGCTCGAGGAGGCGCTGACGCGTCGCCTGACCGGCGGCGAGCTGCTGCTGATGTTCGAGGAGGCGGCCCTGCACGACCTGGGCCGCACGGCCCACGCCCTGCGCCTGCAGCGCTGCGACCCCGAGCTGGTCACCTACGTCGTGGACCGCAACGTCACCTACACGAACCTCTGCTACGTCGACTGCGAGTTCTGCGCCTTCAACCGCCACAAGGGCGACGACGACGCCTACTGGCTGTCGCTCGACGAGATCCGCGCCAAGGTGCGCTCGGTCTTCGACGCCGGCGGCTCGCAGATCCTGCTGCAGGGCGGCCACCACCCGAACGAGAAGGTCGAGACCTACGAGACGCTGCTCGCGACGCTGAAGTCGGAGTTCCCGTCGCTGTGGATCCACGGCTTCTCGCCCAACGAGATCCAGCACTTCGCCAAGGTCTCGAAGCTGCCCACGCTCGAGGTGACCCGCCGCCTGCAGGCCGCCGGCCTGGACTCGATCCCCGGCGGCGGGGCCGAGATCCTCAACGACCGCGTCCGCGCCCTGCTGGCGCCGAAGAAGACGACCGCGCGGGAGTGGATCGAGATCATGGAGGAGGCCCACTACCTGGGCCTGCCGACCACCGCCACGATGATGTTCGCCCACGTCGAGACCTACCCCGAGCGCATCGAGCACCTGCTGCGCCTGCGCGAGAGCCAGGACCGCACCGGCGGCTACACCGCGTTCATCCCCTGGACCTTCCAGAGCGGCAGCACCCCGCTGTCGCGGAAGCCCGAACTCATGGCGCAGGTCGAGGCCCGCGGCTACCTGGGCGCCCAGGATTACCTGCGCACGCTGGCGATCGCGCGCATCGCCCTGGACAACTTCGCCAACATCCAGGCCTCGTGGGTGACCCAGGGCAAGAGCGTCGGCCAGCTGACGCTGCTGTTCGGCGCCAACGACCTCGGCTCGACGATGATGGAGGAGAGCGTCGTCTCGGCCGCGGGCACCACCCACCCGCTGACGCAGCGCGACCTGGACGGGATGATCCGGGGTGCCGGTTTCACGCCGGCCAGGCGCGACAACGGTTACCGCGTGCTGCAGGTGGGCGGCGGTGGCGGGGATCCGGGGGTGGCCGCCGGGTGATCGCAGACTAAGTTGTTGAATAACAAGCGTGTACTACCGCCATATCCTATTTGCCGACAATGTGTTTCATCTTGGCCTGATTATTGCCAGCAATTGTTCGACACTCCGAAGGACTCTTGGCGGGTCCGATCCCGATCGATCGGACGCTGAAACCCCATGAACGTCCCGTCGGCGACCCGCCGGAAGGGCCTCCTGGCTCCCTTGACGTTTCGGGAGGGCACGAATGGATTCCGAGTCCGCCCCCACCCTCAGCGAGCGCCGCCTGCTCGAATCCCAGCGTGTCGGAGAGATCGGCCACTGGGAGTATATCCTGGAGACCCGTCAGATCGTCTGGTCGGAGATGGTGTTCAAGATCTTCGGTCGTGATCCGGCTCTGGGTCCCCCGTCCGTCGAGGATGAGGCGCGGTACTACTCCCCGGAGGACGCTCGGTCGCTGCGGGAGCATGCCGCGTGGACGATCGAATCAGGCGAACCGTACGAACTGGAAGTGACGGCCAACCTGCCCGACGGTCGGGTCGTCGAACTCGGCGCTACCGGTTCGCCCGTCTACGGCCCCGACGGCCGCATGATCAGGCTGCTGGGGACGGTCCGGGACATCTCGCGGCGCAAGCGCGTGGAGAAGGCGCTCCAGGAGTGCCAGGTCTTCAACGAGACGCTGCTCAAGGCCATCCCGTTCCCGATGGACGTCGTCGACGAGGACGGACGTGTCGTCTTCATGAACAAGCTGCTCCGGGAACAGACCGCAGGGATGCCGCAGGGTGAGCGATGCTGGTCGACATACATGGACGACCGGCAGAGGTGCCCCGACTGTCCGCTCAGGCGGGCCGGACAGACGAACCAGACCTATGTGTTGGAGAGACCGGGCATGATGGGCGGGAAGGTCTTCCGGGTCGTTCACGTCGACATCTTGTACCAGAACAAACGGGCCCTGTTGAAGATCTTCATCGACCAGACCGAAACGTCTCCGAGGTCGGCCGGTCCCCTCACTTCCGCCGTGCCCGCTTAGAGCCCCGTGGTTTTGGGCCCTTGCCCGTTCGTCCCGTTCAGGTGCAGCCACTGGTCGCCGTAGACGGACCGCGGGAAGGCGTAGGGCGCCAGCCCGTGCAGGAACTGGCGCAGCTTCAGGGCCAGGTGGTTGGCATCGTGGGCGCCGTGGACGGTGCGCAGGAACCCCTCGAGCGTGTAGATCTGGATCTCCACCGGGAACCGGTACGGCGGCAGGCCGGGCTCGTCGTTGGGATGCAGGACGTCGAGATCCCCCTTGTAGACCTTGTAGCCCTGGCCGCTGTGGCGGTTCAGGCGGCGGCGGTCGCCGGTGAAGCCGATCGTGTCGGTGATGTTGCGCCACGAGACCGGGTTGCCCAGGACGTCGTTGAG from bacterium includes these protein-coding regions:
- a CDS encoding menaquinone biosynthesis protein, which encodes MTYRIAAVSFLNTWPLIDALEELAPEQVRLTSAVPSALAELLHADEADAALVPVVEWFRGAGAEIVPGVALATHGPVDSVKLFSRVPPTEIADVVVDRGSRTSVALLRILFADLYGVQPDFKVDVPQVETLLDEHEAALVIGDRCFAAEKRFREQGRDDVHIVDLGETWRQMTGLPFVFAVWVLGRGFAARATAAERDGLVALLREARDVGLTRLDRLAARAAAEGRLGPGGECSAAALAAYFGRSMCYRLGEAELAGLHRFHTLCVRHQIVPAGRGADPASAE
- the mqnC gene encoding cyclic dehypoxanthinyl futalosine synthase, which produces MSSRPAPVETYTLPRRSSPVALELLEEALTRRLTGGELLLMFEEAALHDLGRTAHALRLQRCDPELVTYVVDRNVTYTNLCYVDCEFCAFNRHKGDDDAYWLSLDEIRAKVRSVFDAGGSQILLQGGHHPNEKVETYETLLATLKSEFPSLWIHGFSPNEIQHFAKVSKLPTLEVTRRLQAAGLDSIPGGGAEILNDRVRALLAPKKTTAREWIEIMEEAHYLGLPTTATMMFAHVETYPERIEHLLRLRESQDRTGGYTAFIPWTFQSGSTPLSRKPELMAQVEARGYLGAQDYLRTLAIARIALDNFANIQASWVTQGKSVGQLTLLFGANDLGSTMMEESVVSAAGTTHPLTQRDLDGMIRGAGFTPARRDNGYRVLQVGGGGGDPGVAAG
- a CDS encoding PAS domain-containing protein, translated to MDSESAPTLSERRLLESQRVGEIGHWEYILETRQIVWSEMVFKIFGRDPALGPPSVEDEARYYSPEDARSLREHAAWTIESGEPYELEVTANLPDGRVVELGATGSPVYGPDGRMIRLLGTVRDISRRKRVEKALQECQVFNETLLKAIPFPMDVVDEDGRVVFMNKLLREQTAGMPQGERCWSTYMDDRQRCPDCPLRRAGQTNQTYVLERPGMMGGKVFRVVHVDILYQNKRALLKIFIDQTETSPRSAGPLTSAVPA